A stretch of Malus sylvestris chromosome 11, drMalSylv7.2, whole genome shotgun sequence DNA encodes these proteins:
- the LOC126588976 gene encoding DNA topoisomerase 2-like translates to MSRTTNERDYGFGDWKTQTLWVYDNEEMVERPVRYALGLYWMLNDMLTDVALRIKNKLEVDIGKVDDAITICFANKSHEKFSNLCKELELSKKFVPYCTEIIVSKADGNKLHKKVFSRDNKNPQTDSSDHKSKELWVRILLKPDLATYNMTSLNGDIVGLIKKRVIDIAGCLGETVEVKLNGRDVGTISFSTYVDLYFKPTAFHFVNIPRINMKISDDMEICVTLSNGQFQQVSFVNLVNTSHGGDNVDVISNAIAKRLFETIKEKDENSTLNSDENENKNENENQNLNSDEEENPNQDSDVVKNHLWIFLNVKFRNPVFNLPAKDTFDHPRHTRAFTKTFELSEDFLKEVADSPIVKILKSRFGMYEEEENIKTTGLGILGRDTFGVFRLQGKLLNVRENSKDSKITDNIIKSMGIQKYKISEGENYTYPLRYGKVMIMTDQDDDGFHIKGLLINLFHCFCPSLLKIEGFLAEFITPCIKVTKEHDQKYFYSTKRHEEWKKTQDNTARDWSTKRYKGLGTFSPEEEGKDFFRNLEKHRKYFIWDDGADEAIDLVFNKKRVDDRKEWLNNYICLELEEQCSNQVNDEDEDEENHDDEDEETHKNYTDFFNKKYIKYCIAALKRTIPSIADGLKPGQRKILFCALKNKLIGITKLETFSKSVDHHSSSNVASIIMGMTRNYVGSNNVNLFIPHGNYGTRGQGGEDQSAPRYLHIELSRITRLIFLDDESSDERGKEEVKIGSFGGKLLKLFSLG, encoded by the exons ATGTCAAGAACAACAAACGAGAGAGACTATGGGTTTGGAGACTGGAAGACCCAAACTTTATGGGTGTACGATAATGAGGAGATGGTTGAACGTCCAGTAAGGTACGCCCTTGGCCTCTACTGGATGTTAAACGACATGTTGACGGATGTCGCGTTGAGGATTAAAAACAAACTGGAAGTTGATATAGGGAAGGTTGATGATGCCATAACTATTTGCTTTGCCAATAAGAGCCACGAGAAGTTTAGTAATTTATGCAAAGAGCTCGAATTGTCAAAGAAGTTTGTTCCTTATTGCACAGAAATCATAGTGTCAAAGGCTGACGGAAATAAATTGCATAAGAAG GTATTCTCTAGAGACAATAAGAACCCGCAAACTGACTCCAGCGATCACAAATCAAAGGAACTGTGGGTGAGAATACTATTGAAACCAGATTTGGCAACATATAACATGACAAGCCTTAACGGTGACATTGTTGGTTTGATAAAGAAACGAGTGATTGACATAGCTGGATGCCTCGGAGAAACGGTGGAGGTTAAGCTAAATGGAAGGGATGTCGGCACAATATCATTCTCTACATATGTTGATCTATACTTTAAACCTACAGCTTTTCATTTTGTCAACATTCCAAG AATAAACATGAAAATTAGTGATGACATGGAGATCTGTGTGACTCTGAGCAACGGACAATTCCAACAG GTCAGTTTTGTCAATTTAGTCAATACAAGCCACGGTGGAGATAATGTTGATGTCATTAGCAATGCGATCGCAAAACGTCTTTTCGAAACTATCAAAGAAAAGGACGAGAATTCAACCCTAAATTCAGATGAGAATGAGAATAAGAATGAGAATGAGAATCAAAACCTAAATTCAGATGAGGAAGAGAATCCAAACCAAGATTCAGATGTTGTGAAGAATCATTTATGGATTTTTTTGAACGTTAAATTTCGCAATCCTGTGTTTAATCTCCCAGCAAAAGATACTTTTGATCACCCGCGCCATACAAGAGCATTTACAAAAACATTTGAACTTTCAGAAGATTTCTTAAAGGaag tGGCAGACTCGCCGAttgtcaaaattttgaagaGCCGTTTTGGCAtgtatgaagaagaagaaaatattaaG ACGACAGGGCTCGGTATTCTGGGTCGGGACACTTTTGGTGTGTTTAGGTTGCAAGGTAAATTGCTCAATGTAAGAGAAAATAGCAAAGACAGTAAGATAACTGACAACATCATCAAAAGTATGGGGATACAGAAGTATAAAATCTCTGAGGGTGAGAATTACACTTATCCATTACGCTATGGCAAAGTGATGATTATGACAGACCAG GATGATGATGGTTTCCACATCAAAGGACTTTTGATTAACCTTTTCCATTGCTTTTGCCCCTCACTTCTTAAAATTGAGGGGTTTTTGGCCGAGTTTATAACTCCTTGTATCAAG GTGACTAAGGAACAtgatcaaaaatatttttattctaCCAAACGGCATGAGGAGTGGAAGAAGACACAGGACAACACCGCTCGTGACTGGTCCACTAAGCGCTACAAG GGTTTGGGAACATTCTCCCCAGAGGAAGAAGGGAAAGACTTTTTTCGAAATCTTGAGAAGCATAGGAAATACTTTATCTGGGATGATGGAGCTGATGAGGCGATTGATCTTGTCTTTAATAAGAAAAGAGTTGACGATAGGAAAGAGTGGCTTAACAACTATATTTGTCTGGAGCTGGAGGAGCAGTGTAGTAACCAAGTTAatgatgaggatgaggatgaggaaaATCACGACGATGAGGATGAGGAGACGCATAAAAACTATACTGACTTTTTTAACAAGAAGTATATTAAGTATTGCATTGCTGCTTTGAAAAGGACAATTCCATCAATAGCTGATGGATTGAAACCTGgtcaaaggaaaattttgttCTGCGCTTTGAAGAATAAGTTAATTGGAATAACAAAATTGGAAACGTTTTCTAAGTCTGTCGATCACCATAGTTCAAGTAATGTCGCCAGCATAATTATGGGAATGACTCGAAATTATGTGGGAAGCAACAATGTCAATCTCTTTATTCCCCATGGCAATTATGGAACACGAGGCCAG GGGGGTGAAGACCAATCAGCACCTCGTTATCTACATATTGAGCTTTCTCGTATTACAAGATTGATTTTCCTTGATGATGAAAGCTCAGATGAACGAGGCAAAGAAGAAGTTAAAATTGGAAG TTTTGGTGGTAAATTATTGAAATTGTTTTCTTTGggatga